The Desulfonatronovibrio magnus genome has a segment encoding these proteins:
- a CDS encoding IS1634 family transposase — MAYLARKVIKGITYYYAEEKERRDGKSRRKWQKYLGTLDKIIKAVEGVPPKPDYAEIFQLGAPAAYLYASQQINMIQTLDAVFSKRNQGPSTGLYLTLAAINRGINAVSKRSMWCWFQDTILLRAFPEANKTSLSSQRFWDNMSTITENKMKEAWTKIIDCVLEQEKIDLSCASYDGTNFYSFIGSFNTRCTIAKRGKNKQGRSDLRQINYALFCSRKDHFPLYFDVFEGNRHDSKEFNVVIDNFFKAFQARIPQRGGMTIVFDKGNNSEENFKKFIQGSGFHFVGSVKPDDHKDLAQISNSDKCFKPLSHPRLDQVKAFRTSKNIYGKKLTVVVTFNNNLYSSQVQSINNEINKALGKLAVIAGKLDDRIAGRVTKGKKPTQASVKSQVSAALSGQHMKKLIKTTIDEHNDMPMLTYSMDTDEFAKLADTYLGKNIIITDNHSWDTEEIVITYRSQYIIEDVFRQMKDRKTGSWWPMYHWTDNMIKTHGFYCSLSLLLRALIMKRAKDSGMSMSINSLHDKLSGIREVINIFPKKKNKQQTQTVVSKLDNIQQRLFDLFDMKQYLSS; from the coding sequence ATGGCTTATTTAGCTCGAAAAGTAATAAAGGGTATCACATATTATTATGCAGAGGAAAAGGAAAGAAGGGATGGCAAGTCCCGGAGAAAATGGCAGAAATATCTTGGAACGTTAGATAAAATCATTAAGGCAGTAGAGGGTGTTCCACCAAAGCCGGATTATGCAGAAATTTTCCAGCTTGGTGCTCCGGCAGCCTATTTATATGCATCCCAGCAGATCAATATGATACAAACGCTTGATGCAGTTTTTTCCAAACGCAATCAAGGGCCATCAACTGGGCTTTATTTGACGCTGGCTGCCATAAACCGAGGGATTAATGCTGTGAGCAAGCGTTCAATGTGGTGCTGGTTTCAAGACACGATTCTGCTTCGTGCTTTTCCTGAAGCAAATAAAACCTCTCTAAGTTCGCAGCGATTCTGGGATAACATGTCAACGATTACAGAAAACAAAATGAAGGAGGCATGGACTAAAATTATCGATTGTGTACTGGAGCAAGAAAAAATTGATCTGTCATGCGCTTCATATGATGGGACCAATTTTTACTCATTTATCGGTTCTTTTAATACACGTTGCACAATTGCCAAAAGGGGAAAAAACAAGCAGGGCCGAAGTGATCTCAGGCAAATAAATTATGCCCTGTTCTGTAGCCGAAAGGATCACTTTCCTTTATACTTTGATGTGTTTGAAGGTAATCGTCACGATTCAAAGGAATTTAACGTGGTGATTGACAATTTTTTCAAGGCCTTTCAGGCAAGGATACCACAAAGAGGGGGTATGACAATTGTATTTGATAAAGGCAATAACTCGGAAGAAAATTTTAAAAAATTCATTCAGGGTTCAGGCTTTCATTTTGTAGGCTCAGTCAAGCCTGATGATCATAAAGATTTGGCACAAATATCGAATAGCGACAAATGTTTCAAGCCACTTTCGCATCCAAGACTTGACCAGGTTAAGGCCTTTCGCACCAGCAAGAACATATATGGTAAAAAGCTTACGGTTGTGGTCACATTTAACAACAATCTTTATAGTTCTCAAGTTCAATCGATTAATAATGAGATAAACAAAGCCTTGGGCAAACTTGCCGTTATCGCTGGCAAACTGGATGACCGCATAGCTGGAAGGGTCACTAAAGGAAAGAAGCCGACCCAGGCATCTGTTAAGAGCCAAGTCTCAGCGGCCCTTTCCGGTCAACACATGAAAAAATTGATTAAAACGACAATTGATGAACATAATGATATGCCAATGCTCACATATTCAATGGATACGGATGAGTTTGCCAAGCTTGCCGATACTTACCTGGGAAAGAATATCATCATTACAGACAATCATAGCTGGGATACAGAAGAAATTGTGATTACCTATCGAAGTCAGTATATTATAGAGGATGTTTTCAGACAGATGAAGGATAGAAAAACAGGCTCATGGTGGCCGATGTACCACTGGACGGACAACATGATCAAAACTCATGGATTTTATTGCTCGTTGTCGTTGTTGCTTAGAGCATTAATTATGAAAAGAGCTAAAGATTCGGGAATGTCCATGTCAATAAACAGTCTTCATGATAAACTGTCAGGCATACGAGAGGTAATCAATATATTCCCGAAAAAGAAAAACAAACAACAGACCCAGACTGTTGTTTCTAAACTCGACAATATCCAGCAGCGGCTATTTGATTTATTCGATATGAAGCAATATTTATCAAGTTAG
- a CDS encoding ribonuclease catalytic domain-containing protein, translated as MSKKDNFREEIRSGLVIEYLQNNQPITAWVEECSGNRVRAFNINQREVKLSSARILPWTGPAYTQGLSREEINGLLKEHGRNRSLEQEKINILEVWELSQGEIDQARVPWFAGLIWNDPGADRVAALGRAMLQDRARFKFNPPFFEVYPQDIVESRLEQERIARQKEKLISIGREFIKALWDKASKGTALPELENHDVGQQLRELITTRVSNPDDSETSEVWSKLTTGLPADPNLAFILGVTWGIYPPHHNYLLDQAGYVWDASWEQEHVIEVNAIREKFEQEQTDPEQSGFVSIDSATTRDIDDAFIVRKHDDGFLLSLALACPALYWTPDSALDKAVSSRTTSLYLPEGISNMLPGIMAEDLFSLIEKKSRPAMVVEFELNADAHLKNVRLSQKWVRVDNNLTYESVEEQLNLQSSDYLKPALDLAEKLRAARLEKGAVIINQNEPHIRLEEHNNEIRVFLENKQDSPKAQLIVSEFMILANTAMASWAREKSIPLLHRTQDIALPADYSGVWSRPEDIYQVIRSLGATLTETSPKPHRSIAASCYAPVTSPLRRYTDLINELQLLSFIQDGKPYFSFEGLNEMLPRLSARSGQVSQVQRFRPRYWKLVYFRQNCKHQTFQAVVVDNSGQQVVLSLPGEQIMVRAGHDLFGGKTRLGQSFRLRLGKINPLSNEVSVLEAWEE; from the coding sequence GTGAGCAAGAAAGATAATTTCAGAGAAGAAATAAGGTCTGGACTGGTTATTGAGTACCTGCAGAATAATCAACCCATAACAGCCTGGGTTGAAGAGTGCTCAGGTAACAGGGTCAGGGCTTTTAACATCAATCAGCGAGAAGTTAAGCTTTCTTCTGCCAGAATTCTGCCCTGGACCGGACCGGCTTATACACAAGGCCTGTCCCGTGAAGAGATTAACGGCCTGCTGAAAGAGCATGGCCGCAACAGATCTCTCGAGCAGGAAAAAATCAACATTCTGGAAGTGTGGGAGTTGTCGCAGGGTGAAATAGACCAGGCCAGGGTCCCATGGTTTGCCGGACTCATCTGGAATGATCCTGGTGCAGATCGTGTAGCTGCTCTGGGCCGGGCCATGCTTCAGGATCGTGCCAGATTCAAGTTCAATCCTCCTTTTTTTGAAGTTTATCCCCAGGATATTGTGGAGTCTCGATTAGAGCAGGAAAGAATCGCAAGGCAAAAGGAAAAGCTCATCAGCATTGGTCGGGAGTTTATTAAAGCTCTATGGGATAAGGCTTCCAAGGGAACAGCACTGCCAGAGCTTGAAAACCATGATGTTGGCCAGCAGTTAAGAGAGCTTATTACTACCCGTGTCAGCAATCCTGACGACTCGGAAACATCTGAAGTCTGGAGCAAGCTGACTACAGGACTTCCAGCAGATCCCAATCTGGCATTTATTCTCGGAGTAACATGGGGAATTTACCCGCCTCATCACAATTATCTTCTGGATCAGGCTGGATATGTGTGGGATGCATCCTGGGAACAGGAACATGTAATAGAAGTCAATGCCATCAGAGAAAAATTTGAACAGGAACAGACAGATCCTGAGCAGTCAGGGTTTGTGAGCATTGACTCGGCAACAACAAGGGATATTGATGATGCCTTTATTGTTAGAAAGCATGATGATGGATTCCTTTTGAGTCTTGCTCTGGCCTGTCCCGCTTTATACTGGACTCCGGATTCAGCTCTGGATAAAGCAGTATCCTCAAGAACAACAAGTCTATATCTTCCAGAGGGTATCAGCAATATGCTGCCTGGGATTATGGCAGAAGATTTGTTTAGTTTAATAGAAAAAAAGTCCAGACCGGCCATGGTGGTTGAGTTTGAGCTTAATGCAGATGCACATCTGAAAAATGTCAGGCTCAGTCAGAAATGGGTCAGAGTTGACAACAATCTGACATATGAAAGCGTTGAAGAGCAGCTTAACCTGCAAAGCTCCGACTATCTGAAACCTGCTCTGGATCTGGCTGAAAAATTAAGAGCAGCAAGGCTTGAAAAAGGGGCTGTGATTATTAATCAGAATGAGCCGCATATCAGGCTTGAGGAACATAATAATGAGATCAGAGTTTTTCTTGAAAATAAGCAGGATTCTCCCAAAGCGCAGCTCATTGTTTCAGAATTTATGATCTTAGCCAATACTGCCATGGCCAGCTGGGCCAGGGAAAAAAGTATTCCCTTGCTGCATCGTACTCAGGACATTGCATTGCCAGCTGATTACAGCGGGGTATGGTCCAGGCCTGAAGATATTTATCAGGTAATCAGGTCATTAGGAGCCACACTGACAGAAACATCACCAAAGCCTCACAGATCTATAGCCGCATCATGCTATGCTCCGGTTACATCACCCTTGCGTCGCTATACTGATCTTATTAACGAACTGCAGCTTCTAAGTTTTATTCAGGATGGCAAACCATATTTTTCTTTTGAAGGTTTGAATGAAATGCTGCCCAGGCTGAGCGCCCGATCCGGGCAGGTCTCCCAGGTGCAGAGGTTCAGGCCAAGATACTGGAAGCTGGTTTATTTCAGACAGAATTGCAAACACCAGACCTTTCAGGCTGTTGTTGTGGATAATAGTGGTCAGCAAGTAGTACTTTCCCTTCCAGGAGAGCAAATTATGGTTAGAGCAGGACATGATTTGTTTGGCGGAAAAACCCGCCTTGGTCAGTCGTTCAGGCTGAGACTTGGAAAAATAAATCCCTTGAGCAATGAAGTCAGTGTTCTGGAAGCTTGGGAAGAATAA
- a CDS encoding IMP cyclohydrolase produces the protein MKDLKNMYKNILKDEFPQEMTINLSGQELKFRKKTWIIDNEEKGLRYGENPDQPAAMYEPVEGSFELGGVALRSGGYGLVSSITEENMLQAGKHPGKTNLTDVDNGLNILQYLSEKPAAVILKHNNPCGAAWSDDGLYKAVSEALYSDRIAAFGGAVIVNRAIDEKTAEFLAANYLEVVAAPDFEPGAFKILQTKKNLRVLKMPGIGRLDELVGIPFLDIKSLTDGGIIVQFSFSNRILKADDFFPASASKDGRKVMARKPDDREMQDLIFAWAVEAGVTSNSVIFARHGCTVAIGTGEQDRVGCVDLTINKAMTKYADMLSFNKHKESIYQLRQRAQNDARARDLLEEINVETRKMRAGLPGSVLVSDGFFPFRDGVDLAITQGVTAIAQPGGSIRDAEVIEALNEAVPQVAMVFTGQRSFRH, from the coding sequence ATGAAAGATTTGAAGAATATGTATAAAAATATTTTGAAAGATGAATTTCCTCAAGAGATGACCATTAATCTAAGTGGTCAGGAACTTAAATTCAGAAAAAAAACCTGGATTATCGATAATGAGGAAAAAGGCTTAAGGTATGGAGAGAACCCAGATCAGCCTGCTGCCATGTATGAGCCTGTTGAGGGATCATTTGAGCTTGGAGGCGTTGCCCTTAGATCCGGAGGATACGGACTGGTATCGTCTATTACAGAAGAAAACATGCTGCAGGCTGGGAAGCATCCAGGCAAGACAAACCTTACAGATGTGGACAATGGCCTCAATATTCTCCAATACCTCAGCGAAAAACCTGCCGCTGTAATTTTAAAACACAACAATCCCTGCGGGGCGGCCTGGTCGGATGATGGGCTATATAAGGCAGTATCTGAAGCACTTTACTCGGACAGGATAGCAGCTTTTGGAGGAGCAGTCATAGTTAACAGAGCAATTGACGAGAAAACTGCTGAGTTTCTGGCAGCCAACTATCTTGAAGTAGTAGCTGCACCTGACTTTGAGCCGGGAGCATTTAAAATACTGCAAACTAAAAAAAATCTGCGAGTTCTCAAAATGCCCGGCATAGGCAGGCTGGATGAACTGGTGGGGATTCCTTTTCTGGACATTAAATCACTGACTGATGGCGGAATTATCGTTCAGTTTTCCTTTTCCAACAGAATACTCAAGGCTGATGATTTTTTTCCTGCCAGCGCCTCGAAAGATGGTCGGAAGGTCATGGCCAGAAAACCTGATGACCGTGAAATGCAGGATTTGATTTTTGCATGGGCTGTAGAAGCTGGAGTTACTTCCAATTCGGTAATTTTTGCCAGGCATGGATGCACTGTTGCCATTGGAACCGGAGAGCAGGACCGAGTTGGCTGCGTTGACCTGACCATAAACAAGGCCATGACCAAATATGCTGATATGTTGAGCTTCAACAAGCATAAAGAGTCAATTTATCAGCTCAGGCAAAGAGCGCAAAATGATGCCAGGGCAAGAGATCTGCTTGAAGAAATAAATGTTGAGACACGTAAAATGCGCGCAGGTCTTCCGGGGTCTGTACTGGTATCCGACGGATTTTTTCCGTTCAGAGATGGAGTGGATCTGGCCATTACTCAGGGGGTAACTGCAATTGCCCAGCCTGGGGGATCCATTAGAGATGCTGAAGTGATTGAGGCCTTGAATGAAGCTGTGCCTCAGGTGGCCATGGTCTTTACCGGACAGCGTTCTTTCAGGCATTAG
- a CDS encoding transglycosylase SLT domain-containing protein, with protein sequence MEAFKKISIIKHNIHKHKIILILILTLILFVLGYVYFQKYYWSQDRIRILYLESERSISSLSPYGKGFEWDLADYFSSIYGLKPVWVKIDDFNKGIEQLQSGRANLLISEPLLPDLSWDNVVRGPGYLSGNFIITHNRWRYPLKNIQDLCNFDTVAPGRFLFSQKIALLQDNLNCEIEVSNSLNPGKDFFNMISQRDFRFGLIDELNFDLWHSFFLDVFPSYSLSTSTEHAWLWSAKYKDMDRKFTEFWEEIFDDPYLYYLKEKYFGFFPAEKDTYQLNHFITAIETKLPQYADYILTASQEYNIDPLLLTVLIYQESHFDPVAQSSTGVQGLMQITLETADFLGVTNRLDPEQSIMGGAKYLNFLMERVVPTGAESWDKWFLTLAAYNQGLGHLYDAMELAERKGVNRLHWLELKQIYPLLSFQRYYETLPRGYARGFEAVHFVENIRYYYYILYGMISLARPEAEHLGRFLRFVPSNWPD encoded by the coding sequence ATGGAAGCTTTTAAAAAAATTAGTATAATCAAGCACAATATACACAAGCACAAGATCATTCTAATATTGATCTTAACTTTAATCCTTTTTGTGCTGGGTTATGTCTATTTTCAGAAATATTACTGGTCGCAGGACAGGATAAGGATACTTTATCTTGAGTCTGAACGATCCATTTCAAGCTTGAGTCCTTACGGCAAGGGTTTTGAATGGGATCTTGCGGATTATTTCAGCTCAATCTACGGGCTGAAGCCAGTATGGGTCAAGATCGATGATTTCAACAAAGGTATTGAGCAATTGCAGAGCGGCAGGGCTAATCTGCTGATTTCCGAGCCACTTCTGCCTGACCTTTCCTGGGATAATGTTGTGAGAGGTCCTGGTTATCTATCAGGTAATTTTATTATTACTCATAACAGGTGGCGGTATCCTCTAAAGAATATCCAGGATCTTTGCAATTTTGATACAGTTGCTCCTGGAAGATTCCTGTTTTCGCAAAAAATTGCTTTACTCCAGGATAATCTGAATTGTGAAATTGAAGTATCCAACTCTCTCAATCCTGGGAAAGACTTTTTCAATATGATTTCCCAGCGAGATTTCAGGTTCGGACTTATTGATGAGCTGAATTTTGATCTCTGGCACAGTTTTTTTCTTGACGTATTTCCCTCATACTCTCTTAGTACGTCCACCGAACACGCCTGGTTATGGAGTGCAAAATATAAAGATATGGACAGGAAATTCACTGAGTTCTGGGAAGAAATTTTTGATGATCCGTATCTTTATTATCTGAAAGAAAAATATTTTGGTTTTTTTCCAGCAGAAAAAGACACTTACCAGCTTAACCATTTCATCACCGCAATAGAGACAAAACTTCCTCAATATGCTGACTATATACTCACAGCCTCCCAAGAGTACAATATTGATCCACTGCTGCTGACAGTACTGATATATCAGGAGTCACATTTTGATCCTGTGGCTCAGAGCAGTACGGGGGTTCAGGGATTGATGCAGATAACCCTGGAAACAGCTGACTTTCTCGGAGTAACTAATCGTCTTGATCCTGAACAGAGCATTATGGGCGGAGCCAAATATTTAAATTTTCTTATGGAAAGAGTGGTCCCTACCGGGGCTGAGTCCTGGGACAAATGGTTTCTTACACTTGCTGCGTATAACCAGGGTTTGGGTCACTTGTATGATGCAATGGAACTGGCAGAACGAAAAGGTGTCAACAGGCTGCACTGGTTAGAGTTGAAACAAATATATCCGCTTTTGAGTTTCCAGAGATATTATGAAACATTGCCCAGAGGGTATGCCCGGGGATTTGAGGCAGTACATTTTGTGGAAAATATCAGGTATTATTACTATATTCTGTACGGAATGATTTCACTGGCGCGGCCTGAAGCTGAGCACCTTGGCCGATTTCTTAGGTTTGTTCCTTCGAACTGGCCTGACTGA